From Quercus robur chromosome 8, dhQueRobu3.1, whole genome shotgun sequence:
ATAAATATCCATATTGAAAGAATTACCCAGATTtaggtaataatttttttatctacttATGTTCATTTTGAAACAGTCAATGCGTAATGCAATTGAAGTTATAGGGTAGGGTATAAGCAAAGGAAATTATAGGTAGACAAATTGCAAGACATCCTGAATTTCACAAGTTCAAGCACGTTTATTAATACATAAAAAGTAGGACATACAtgacaaagaaaacaaagataaagcTTATACACCTACTGTGGTTGTAAGTTAAACCTTATTGGCATACAAGCTTATTAGACAAGTAACACATATTGATAAGACACACCCATTCAGAAACCGTAGGACAAAGGATTAATCTAATTTTGGTCGGTCTCTTCAAGTTTCTCTCCAGCAGCACCATGACCTGGTTTGCCATGGTGTCCATGGCCATGACCGTGTCCGTGTCtgtgtccgtgtccgtgtccaTGGTGATGACCATGCTTGTCCTCATTCACTGTGTCAGTTTGCACAGTCTCCTCtacaaaaagaaatgaaaatgtttACAACATGGCTAAAATATAATGTCAAGGTGTactgaaaaatatataattaaaaaaataatggattACAAAACATAAGAGCTTAGAAGTATATACTTCCCACATGGAATTCATGAAAATGATGCTccattattttgtaaaacaaTAAGATGCAAtgcttctttcttttacttttttccttAATCAATATGGATTAACAAAACTATGTACTatatctttttttctcctttgtttATTTCATTATCATTTCTTGTCAGAGTGAATGCATATTATCATTATAAATGAACAGTCATTTTACACTTTGATTGACTCAAAGATATTATAACCAAGTGACCAAGATTCATGGTAACCTTATGTACTTGTAAAAAAAACTAGCTCCAACCGATCGAATAGGTTTATTGGCAGTGTATTTGCTACAAGGAGGTCCACTTGCAATTATgcaattttggtaaatttcccATGACAAGTTGGTATTTGAAGGCATTTGATGCATGTTGGTGAACCTCTGTCTTTGACATAAACCAAAAACACTAATTctagaacaaaacaaaaaaaaaagacatttgggcttaaaaaaaagtagtaaaggCATATATTTAGCTCAAGAAAGTAGCTTACGAGCTAGCTCACGAGCTGAGACCTCGGAGGAGACGAGAAGAACCACAGCAAAGACAAGACCAAGAAGAAGGAAAGTCTTTGAGTAAGCCATTTTCCTTAGCAACACAAGAGGATTGAAGACAAATGTACTAAGCAAACACACACTCTAATAAGATTCTCTGTAGTAGTGGATGAGTAAGAGCAGTGTGGTTCTCCCAATTTATAGAGTTttcaacagagagagagagagagagagagagagagagagagagagatgggaccCCAAAGTTTTGTTTGGCTTTGATGATATGTGTGAAGTGTGACGGAGTGTGAATGGGACCacaaaagtttattttatttttttggccaaaGAAAATGatcattatccaaaaaaaatatatgatcgAATTGGCACTGGCTTTGGTGTAGATTGATTGAGTCCAATTTCGTCTAGAGTCGTTAAGAGCCTGTTTCGtttcaaaaaattgtgtatctatatttcattttctttattctatatttaaatcttgaatttgaatatagaaaaaaaaaaaaaacacttatttttatatttagtagTGTTTGGTAAGTTATTTTGAATAcataatttgaatataaaatatattatacccAAGTTTggttagcattttttttttaaaataacttttttcacTTACACACATCACATCACTAAAATAAGAGTAATTTTGTGTCTTCACAATATTTATGAATATACCATTATATTCATATTCATACAAAACGAAAACTTAGAAAAattgtattcattttttgtattcaaattcaacttttacaatattgaaaataaaaactgaatacAAATGCTAAAACCAAATCAGTTTTTTTAGTGGTAGGACCcactaaaatatgaaaataaaaacaaaaaacggtGTTTTTTTCAGCAAACCAAACATGTCCTAAGCACCTGGATATTCATGGAAGCATGTGGTAAATAGTTAGGTTCAAATCGATGGACTATGGTAGTAATG
This genomic window contains:
- the LOC126694478 gene encoding glycine-rich protein DC7.1-like; its protein translation is MAYSKTFLLLGLVFAVVLLVSSEVSARELAQETVQTDTVNEDKHGHHHGHGHGHRHGHGHGHGHHGKPGHGAAGEKLEETDQN